Below is a window of Abyssisolibacter fermentans DNA.
ATGTAAAACTCAATAAAAAGTCAGGAGTTTTTAAAAATTTAAGTTTCTTTATTATTTCTGTTTTTAGAGTTGTTGCATTATTTGCGGGTGGAATATTATACATATATAAAAAAATTAATATTGGCTCAATATTTGCGATGTATTCTTATTCCATACAATTATCAACTCAATTAAGGAATATTATAGAAATAGATATAATATTAAAAGATATTACTACTTCACTTAGCAGAGTAATAGATTTTTCAAATGAATTCCAATCTAATGATTTTGAAAGCAATAAAATTGAAGAATTAAAAGAAATAAAGTTTGATGAAGTTACATTTAAATATGAAAATAAAACTATTATTTCTAATTTGAATTTTGTAGCTAAAAAGAATGACATAATCGCGATAAGAGGAAGTAATGGATCTGGAAAAACTACGTTAACAAATATAATATGTGGGTGCTATAAGTTAAACAATGTATATATTAATGGTAATAAACAAAATATATTTTCAGAAAAAGAAATTCTGAGTAAAGTATCTTGCGTACCTCAAAATATACATTTATTTCCTGTTGCAATCATAGATAATATAAGTTGTTTTGGTAGAGTATCAAAAGAAAAAGTATATGAAATATGTAAAGAATTAGGCATACATGAAAAAATAGAATCTCTACACAATGGTTACAATACATTAGTAAACGAAAAAAATCTAAATTTATCTGGTGGAGAAAAACAAATTATTTGTATTGCAAGAGCAATGTTAAAAGAATCTGATGTATTAATTCTAGATGAGATAAATAGTGCATTAGATAAAATAATGGAAGAAAATATTATTAACAATCTAAAGAAGTACTTTAATAATAAAATTGTCTTCGTAATCTCGCATAAAGAAAATATTCTTAAATTATGTAATTATGAAATAAATTTAGACGAATATAAGAAAAATGAAAAAGATGATGTATTTTATAAAGTTTAGA
It encodes the following:
- a CDS encoding ABC transporter ATP-binding protein, translated to MSNKNMKFFLPFVKPYKKDVLLIFFLEVLTILSSVAIPYILGELIHSLEEGFATFKSLSTDFLSAVLLYFIWDMSNIFIDINFSKINKGIENDIKTFCYKRIFNAKMNILQTKSEGEIITKIIRDTEKLEKAFSEFFYLVISIIHILALFIMMFKINFILTLIIVAFFIVVAIMQKLLSKSLEKLYCKYKISEENLLIDLKNYLAGILSIKVFSLENKCISLLNKRNEMNLKTYVKLNKKSGVFKNLSFFIISVFRVVALFAGGILYIYKKINIGSIFAMYSYSIQLSTQLRNIIEIDIILKDITTSLSRVIDFSNEFQSNDFESNKIEELKEIKFDEVTFKYENKTIISNLNFVAKKNDIIAIRGSNGSGKTTLTNIICGCYKLNNVYINGNKQNIFSEKEILSKVSCVPQNIHLFPVAIIDNISCFGRVSKEKVYEICKELGIHEKIESLHNGYNTLVNEKNLNLSGGEKQIICIARAMLKESDVLILDEINSALDKIMEENIINNLKKYFNNKIVFVISHKENILKLCNYEINLDEYKKNEKDDVFYKV